One Syntrophorhabdaceae bacterium genomic region harbors:
- the glp gene encoding gephyrin-like molybdotransferase Glp, producing MEHGGLSVSFEDAQRIVLEAVNPLGCESVHLLEASGRVLCEDIISDTRIPPVDDSAMDGYAIIAEDTRGASRDSPVKLKIVGEIQAGGLRADKRVLRGTAIRIMTGAPMPEGADAVTRFEDTEERGGWVRIFCETDRYSNYRLAGENINKGDTILKKGHRVGSADLGLIASLNRNPVGVYKQPTVAIISTGNELVDMGEEIRIGQTRNINAYTLYSEVKKYGGLPEYLGTAKDTPEDTREKFLSALGSDVTISTGGVSMGKYDFVKEILADLGIGIQFEKVNIKPGSPFTFGIKGNKLFFGLPGNPVPTLTSFIQFVRPALLKLMGATKIHKPMVHAFLEQDIVSVQSHHLIRGLFTVRSNEFYVSKTGNQKPSVLRSMSEANCLIVIPEHVTHVKAGEKVTIQLIDHGETA from the coding sequence ATGGAACACGGGGGTTTATCAGTCTCCTTTGAGGATGCTCAAAGGATCGTCTTAGAGGCTGTCAATCCCCTTGGTTGTGAAAGTGTTCATCTTCTTGAGGCGTCAGGTCGTGTTCTCTGTGAAGATATCATATCAGACACACGTATACCTCCGGTGGACGATTCTGCAATGGACGGCTATGCGATTATCGCGGAGGATACCCGTGGGGCATCGCGCGATAGTCCGGTAAAGCTTAAGATAGTGGGGGAAATTCAAGCCGGGGGGTTGAGGGCCGACAAAAGGGTCCTAAGAGGAACGGCCATACGAATAATGACGGGTGCGCCCATGCCTGAAGGGGCTGATGCGGTAACCCGATTCGAAGATACCGAAGAACGGGGTGGTTGGGTCAGAATATTCTGCGAAACGGACAGATACAGTAATTACAGATTAGCAGGAGAGAACATCAACAAAGGTGATACGATTTTAAAGAAGGGCCATCGAGTAGGGTCCGCCGATTTAGGCCTCATTGCGTCACTCAACCGCAACCCCGTGGGGGTATACAAACAGCCGACCGTTGCAATTATCTCCACCGGTAACGAACTCGTTGATATGGGGGAAGAAATTAGGATCGGTCAGACGAGAAACATCAACGCCTACACGCTATATTCCGAAGTGAAGAAATACGGCGGCCTGCCCGAATATCTGGGGACTGCAAAAGACACGCCGGAAGATACCAGGGAAAAATTCCTAAGCGCGCTCGGATCGGATGTCACGATTTCAACCGGCGGCGTATCCATGGGAAAGTACGATTTTGTGAAAGAAATACTCGCGGACCTCGGTATCGGGATCCAGTTCGAGAAGGTCAACATCAAACCCGGGAGCCCATTTACGTTCGGGATTAAGGGTAACAAACTCTTCTTCGGCCTGCCCGGAAACCCTGTTCCCACCTTGACGTCGTTCATCCAATTTGTGAGGCCTGCGCTTCTTAAGCTGATGGGCGCCACAAAGATACATAAGCCGATGGTCCACGCATTTCTGGAGCAGGACATCGTATCCGTTCAGTCACATCATTTGATAAGGGGTCTCTTCACGGTGAGAAGTAACGAGTTTTATGTTTCAAAGACGGGCAATCAAAAGCCCTCGGTCCTTCGTTCCATGAGCGAAGCAAACTGTCTCATTGTCATCCCCGAGCATGTCACCCACGTGAAGGCGGGAGAGAAGGTCACGATTCAATTGATCGACCACGGCGAGACAGCGTAG